One region of Choristoneura fumiferana chromosome 3, NRCan_CFum_1, whole genome shotgun sequence genomic DNA includes:
- the LOC141426477 gene encoding uncharacterized protein: MNIVIPTFSNPFSFHCLKRDTVDNVNIDSCVPEYSSFSSIRSKTEWSDLNHGQYIAVWHGNKWTRAVVSMESRVLFWLIDCGYFLRPEESTIYVPLSSEFKKLPSKVFEASIHGVVPIDKFLNETCEIENQVCMTWNDGAIHKGQNLITTSKAIYFVPIAIMSTKGNDVVLGDLYLEIPGEGTVNFIDLMELWPVFLQRNPEAYVKNLSEFYVSRRKHHACLLKPQMVPNTELPAMTLTTTLLKYRTIAESAPKLNVELDSESEDGSTVVNKETQKFRLTPSEIEEYSGMYFKEHGKEINVLNMLINKTRDLIMCERYKDRKSVGRAFSRHRARLQDNTDLLDDGRYDDFEESF; this comes from the exons ATGAATATTGTTATTCCAACTTTTTCGAATCCTTTCTCATTTCACTGTTTGAAAAGAGATACGGTAGATAATGTAAACATTGATTCGTGTGTGCCCGAATATTCATCATTTAGCTCAATTCGTTCTAAAACAGAGTGGTCAGACTTAAATCATGgtcaa TATATTGCTGTATGGCATGGCAATAAATGGACCCGAGCTGTGGTCAGCATGGAGTCCCGGGTTCTGTTCTGGCTCATTGACTGCGGGTATTTCTTGCGGCCAGAAGAAAGCACCATTTATGTCCCTCTGTCTTCAGAGTTTAAAAAACTGCCTTCGAAAGTGTTCGAGGCCAGTATTCATGGGGTTGTACCAATTGATAAA TTCTTAAATGAAACATGTGAAATTGAAAACCAGGTATGTATGACCTGGAACGATGGTGCAATCCACAAAGGGCAAAACTTGATCACCACTAGTAAAGCTATATACTTTGTGCCAATAGCAATTATGTCTACAAAGGGAAATGATGTG GTGCTTGGGGATTTATACCTTGAAATTCCTGGTGAAGGGACGGTGAATTTCATTGATCTGATGGAGTTATGGCCAGTTTTCCTACAGAGGAACCCTGAGGCTTATGTGAAAA ATTTGTCCGAATTCTACGTGAGCCGCCGAAAGCATCACGCATGCTTGCTGAAACCACAAATGGTGCCGAACACAGAACTGCCCGCCATGACGCTCACAACAACCCTCCTCAAATATCGAACCATTGCCGAGAGCGCTCCTAAACTGAATGTGGAATTAGATTCCGAATCAGAAGATGGCAGCACTGTTGTGAACAAAGAGACTCAGAAGTTTCGCCTCACTCCATCCGAGATAGAAGAATACTCTGGTATGTATTTCAAAGAACATGGAAAGGAAATCAATGTTTTGAATATGCTCATTAATAAGACTCGCGATCTCATTATGTGTGAGAGGTACAAGGATCGAAAGTCCGTGGGTCGCGCTTTTTCTCGCCATCGAGCGAGACTTCAGGATAATACGGATCTGTTGGACGATGGCCGTTATGACGACTTTGAGGAAAGTTTTTAG